In one Nicotiana sylvestris chromosome 8, ASM39365v2, whole genome shotgun sequence genomic region, the following are encoded:
- the LOC104232441 gene encoding probable glutathione S-transferase yields the protein MAENEVILLNFWPSMYGMRVRVALAEKGVKYEYKEENLGEKSHLLLEMNPVYQKIPVLIHNGKPVFESLNVVQYIDEVWKDKAQLLPFDPYEKYEAIFWADYVEKVFDSGRKLWMNKGEEQQTKKKNYIDSLRMLEGILGEKPYFGGEKIGFLDIALIGFCSWFYTYEKFGDFNTEDETPKLIAWMKRCMQRESVSKCIDEPLEVYDFALKIRKKYGIE from the exons ATGGCAGAAAATGAGGTGATTCTATTGAACTTCTGGCCTAGTATGTATGGCATGAGAGTCAGAGTAGCACTAGCTGAAAAAGGTGTTAAATATGAGTACAAAGAAGAGAACTTAGGTGAAAAAAGTCATTTACTTTTGGAAATGAATCCAGTTTACCAGAAAATACCAGTTTTGATTCACAATGGAAAACCAGTTTTTGAATCACTAAATGTAGTCCAGTATATTGATGAGGTCTGGAAGGACAAAGCTCAACTTCTTCCTTTTGATCCTTATGAAAAATATGAAGCTATATTCTGGGCTGACTATGTGGAAAag GTGTTTGATTCGGGGCGTAAGCTATGGATGAATAAAGGAGAAGAGCAGCAGACAAAGAAGAAAAACTACATAGATAGCTTAAGGATGTTGGAAGGAATTCTTGGAGAAAAACCTTATTTTGGAGGTGAAAAAATTGGATTCTTGGACATTGCTTTAATAGGATTCTGCAGTTGGTTTTATACATATGAGAAGTTTGGAGATTTTAATACAGAGGATGAAACCCCAAAGCTAATTGCATGGATGAAGAG GTGTATGCAAAGGGAAAGTGTCTCCAAATGTATTGATGAACCCCTTGAGGTTTACGACTTTGCTTTGAAAATTAGAAAGAAATATGGAATAGAGTAG